Proteins encoded within one genomic window of Pedobacter africanus:
- a CDS encoding RNA polymerase sigma factor has translation MEDYSELSDEELADLLRSGDEPAFTVIYHRYWRLMYAHIYKMLRDEDEAKDLLQDLFSGLWINHAGFPEKVNLSGYLYVSARNKVLNLIRKQKYRDDYLGSLATFANEASNATLDLLNERDLMEAIEREIRNLPPRMRQVFEMSRKENLSHKEIAARLGTSDETVKKQINKSLKQIKLGLKDAGTTALALLLLLR, from the coding sequence ATGGAGGATTACAGTGAACTTTCTGATGAGGAGCTGGCTGACTTGCTGCGGAGCGGGGATGAACCGGCGTTTACTGTAATTTACCACAGGTACTGGCGCCTGATGTATGCGCATATCTATAAAATGCTACGTGATGAGGACGAAGCGAAGGACCTGCTGCAAGACTTGTTTAGTGGTTTATGGATTAACCATGCTGGCTTTCCGGAAAAGGTTAATTTGTCGGGGTATCTTTATGTGTCTGCACGTAACAAAGTACTGAACCTGATACGTAAACAGAAATACCGCGACGATTATCTTGGCTCGCTCGCTACGTTTGCCAATGAAGCCAGTAACGCGACCCTGGATTTGCTGAACGAGCGTGACCTGATGGAAGCCATTGAGCGCGAAATCCGAAATCTGCCACCCAGAATGCGCCAGGTTTTTGAAATGAGCCGCAAGGAAAACCTGAGTCATAAAGAAATTGCAGCACGTCTGGGCACATCAGATGAGACCGTTAAAAAACAGATCAACAAATCGTTAAAACAGATTAAACTGGGCTTAAAAGACGCAGGAACTACCGCTTTGGCGCTGCTGTTACTGTTAAGGTAG
- a CDS encoding RNA polymerase sigma-70 factor encodes MPYNQLTDEELADLLKTGDHMAFSVIFDRFYGLLFIHACKTIRDEEEAKDVVQELFETLWMRRESITFEQSLSAYLYAAIRNRIINRISHRQVENKYIESLRDFIDRDTYMADYRLREREMKRIVEREISSLPAKMKEIFELSRKDYLSYKQIAVKLQLSEHTVRTHVKKALRILKPKLSLITYLFLVYYLY; translated from the coding sequence ATGCCTTACAACCAATTAACTGATGAGGAATTGGCTGATCTCCTTAAAACCGGAGACCATATGGCATTTAGTGTTATTTTTGACCGCTTTTACGGCTTACTTTTTATACATGCCTGTAAGACCATACGTGACGAAGAAGAAGCGAAAGATGTGGTTCAGGAGTTGTTTGAGACCTTATGGATGCGCCGTGAAAGTATCACTTTTGAACAGAGCTTATCGGCCTACCTGTATGCGGCCATCCGAAACCGCATCATTAACCGCATTTCGCACCGGCAGGTAGAAAATAAATATATAGAGTCGCTCCGCGATTTTATTGACCGCGATACCTATATGGCCGATTACAGGCTTAGGGAAAGAGAAATGAAGCGGATTGTAGAGCGGGAAATTTCGTCGTTACCGGCTAAAATGAAAGAGATCTTTGAACTCAGCAGAAAGGATTATCTGTCTTATAAGCAAATAGCGGTTAAACTGCAGCTTTCTGAACATACGGTGCGGACGCATGTTAAAAAAGCCCTCAGGATACTGAAGCCAAAGTTGAGTTTGATTACCTATTTGTTCCTGGTTTATTACCTGTATTGA
- a CDS encoding alpha/beta hydrolase family protein — MLTRYQIILLTAVWGIITMPRGSAQIRHTIWDTKEIYNIPSYETVSTDSAIGIIYKGLSYKGQAKNVYAFYASPGTLSGNRSADRQLPAVVLVHGGGGTAFKNWAIMWAKKGYAAIAMDLRGNDFNKKHIAGGFDEPGSGTPYFTITPKLNEQWMYQAIGDVILAHNLIRSFKEVDSNRTALTGISWGGIISCAIAGIDNRYKAVVPVYGCGYLFYNTAMRNDLAKLGKTDSATWVKQYDPSQYLKKAKMPMLFVNGTNDSHFYLDSYAKTYSSVKNRNLSVKIGLKHNHSYGWANKEIFTFIDSYLNNTAPLPVMQAPKFSGKKITAGFKAVVPVDKAYLNYTTDASALLKDKKWERIELKTENNKITLPDLPAGTRIWYLSVTDSREMEVSGDLQWKTVINH; from the coding sequence ATGCTAACCAGATATCAAATTATATTGCTAACAGCTGTATGGGGCATCATTACCATGCCCCGCGGAAGTGCCCAGATCAGGCATACCATCTGGGATACCAAAGAGATTTACAACATACCTTCTTATGAGACGGTAAGTACCGATTCTGCTATAGGTATCATTTACAAGGGGCTTAGCTATAAAGGGCAAGCCAAAAATGTATATGCCTTTTACGCCAGTCCGGGTACCCTGAGCGGCAACCGCTCGGCCGATAGGCAATTGCCTGCGGTAGTGCTGGTTCATGGCGGTGGGGGTACTGCTTTTAAAAACTGGGCCATTATGTGGGCCAAAAAAGGTTACGCAGCAATTGCTATGGACTTACGCGGTAATGATTTCAATAAAAAACATATTGCTGGTGGTTTTGATGAGCCAGGTTCGGGAACTCCTTATTTTACCATCACACCAAAGTTAAATGAGCAGTGGATGTACCAGGCTATAGGCGATGTGATACTAGCGCATAACCTGATCCGCAGTTTTAAGGAAGTAGACAGCAACCGCACAGCGCTTACAGGGATCAGCTGGGGTGGGATCATCAGTTGTGCTATAGCCGGTATTGACAACCGGTACAAAGCTGTAGTACCGGTGTATGGCTGTGGTTATCTGTTTTATAATACCGCCATGCGTAACGACCTGGCAAAACTGGGTAAGACCGATAGCGCTACCTGGGTTAAACAATACGATCCATCTCAATACCTAAAGAAAGCAAAAATGCCCATGCTGTTTGTAAATGGTACGAACGACAGCCATTTTTACCTGGATAGCTATGCCAAAACCTACAGCTCGGTTAAAAACAGGAACCTGTCCGTGAAAATCGGCCTCAAACATAACCATTCCTATGGCTGGGCAAACAAAGAGATTTTCACTTTTATAGATAGCTATCTGAACAACACAGCGCCTTTGCCGGTTATGCAGGCGCCAAAGTTTTCCGGAAAAAAAATTACTGCAGGTTTTAAAGCTGTTGTACCTGTTGATAAGGCTTATCTGAATTACACTACAGATGCATCGGCTTTGCTAAAAGATAAAAAATGGGAGAGGATAGAACTGAAAACTGAAAATAACAAAATAACTTTACCAGACCTGCCTGCCGGAACAAGGATATGGTATTTGTCGGTAACCGACAGCCGGGAGATGGAAGTATCGGGCGATTTGCAATGGAAAACGGTGATTAATCACTAA
- a CDS encoding SAM hydrolase/SAM-dependent halogenase family protein, which yields MKKHLRTIFMLLFVGFGSVACAQNKILVFQSDFGLKDGAVSAMKGVAMGVCTDLKLFDLTHEIPAYNIWEAAYRLVQTVPYYPAGTVFVSVVDPGVGTERKSVVLKTKTGQFIVTPDNGTLTLIAEELGIAGLRQIDEAINRRSNSGQSYTFHGRDVYAYTGARLASGRITFEQVGAALPLAVVSIPYQKAVLENGRLKGNIAILDIQYGNVWTNISQQLLKKAGIKYGDALQLSVFHNGKQVYEGDMPFLETFGAVATGKPLAYLNSLMQLSFALNQGSFADAFKIGSGQEWSVTISQNR from the coding sequence ATGAAGAAGCATTTGAGGACAATTTTTATGCTTTTGTTTGTAGGGTTCGGCAGCGTTGCCTGTGCCCAGAACAAGATACTGGTGTTTCAATCCGACTTCGGTTTAAAAGACGGTGCGGTATCTGCAATGAAGGGGGTGGCCATGGGCGTATGCACCGATCTGAAACTATTCGATCTTACCCACGAGATTCCTGCATACAACATTTGGGAGGCAGCTTACAGGCTGGTTCAAACGGTGCCTTATTACCCGGCAGGAACGGTATTTGTATCTGTAGTAGATCCCGGAGTGGGTACCGAACGGAAATCTGTAGTGTTAAAAACCAAAACCGGGCAGTTTATAGTGACACCAGATAATGGCACCTTAACACTCATTGCAGAAGAGCTGGGCATTGCAGGGCTCAGACAGATTGATGAAGCCATCAACAGGCGCAGCAATTCGGGCCAGTCCTATACTTTTCACGGCCGCGATGTATATGCCTACACCGGAGCACGTCTGGCATCGGGCAGGATTACATTTGAGCAGGTTGGGGCAGCGCTGCCTTTAGCCGTGGTTAGCATTCCGTACCAAAAAGCAGTGCTTGAAAATGGAAGGCTAAAGGGCAATATTGCTATCCTCGATATCCAGTATGGCAACGTCTGGACAAACATCAGCCAGCAACTGCTTAAGAAAGCAGGTATTAAATATGGTGATGCATTGCAGCTCTCTGTTTTTCATAACGGCAAACAGGTATACGAAGGGGATATGCCATTTTTGGAAACTTTTGGGGCTGTGGCTACAGGAAAACCGCTGGCTTACCTTAACAGCCTGATGCAGTTGTCTTTTGCGCTGAACCAGGGCAGCTTTGCCGATGCCTTTAAAATTGGCAGCGGACAAGAGTGGAGTGTGACCATAAGCCAAAATCGCTGA
- a CDS encoding hybrid sensor histidine kinase/response regulator transcription factor, giving the protein MSPLFCRINLLLLAALILGYGVAYGQKTKMSFNHLTVENGLSQSSVLSIAQDSMGFMWFGTKDGLNKYNSRSFEIYKREKGNKSSLSSSQNINALITDRKGNLWVGTQKGLNRYLPEKNAFKRYLHNAEDRNSLSNNIIRSLYEDKKGNIWVGTDSGLNKLGNDGKFQRFLPGKMGSGLAHQLVKTICEDHEGNLWVGTLQGLTKISLQKGNYRFESYYHKTGDPNSLIDNDISVVFEDLKHNLWVGTHNNGLELFNPKTGVFKHFTARRGVPGSISSNVIRKIKVDQDGRLWVSTLNGINIFNPETDTFTVLNHNPEDASSLNQNSIYDILKDAAGSMWMGTYYGGVNFYHANSTPFKGYKSTLGKNGLSSNVVSSIVEDENHNLWIGTEAEGLNYYNRTTGKFTSFKHDPENPSSLSSNLVKAISIDQKGKVWIGTYEGGLDVYLPGTNSFKHYKPDPSNPKALNSNRIVCLLHDSQDRLWVGTRAHGLFLYNENEDNFSPFNRQSNQQDLRFTRYLFEDSKKNIWIATNSGTYILGPNAKQVRRFTIADKSTAFDDINLIQEDITGTIWLGSYDSGLIRYHPARNKIKFYTTANGLPSNVVLGVLEDNHGYLWISTADGLAKFDKKVFKTFTVQDGLPGNVFNYNSFFKDSKGEFFFGGYNGLVSFFPDQIRENKKVPKVIFTRLRLFNKTVAIGDESNLLSRNISLTKEITFSHSQNIFSFDFAVLNYIKSEKNKYAYKLEGADKDWNFVTSPTATFNNLPSGTYKLLIRGANNDGVWADYPEEMIIHVLPPFWKTWWAYLIYGICLSAILFLVFRFLWIRALLRKEHEVYQMKMDFFTNVSHEIRTPLTLIVGPLENLINDTKESPRLNRRLLTVKKNAGRLTRLVNELMDFRKEEAGKMTLNVSPENIVEFAKEIYLSFQYLAIKHHIDYQFNSSEDNIEVYFDHSQLEKVFFNLLSNAFKFTPDYGVIVLSVKRGEKGYVEISVIDNGKGIPEDSRDKIFTNFYQVKDPLSRHSGTGIGLALSKKIARLHHGDLLLLSNQLPNGTSMQTCFCLKLKTGSQHFKKEELIPQYVNVESPDLYRLPQEVALEEEPAFTEQSIAEERVTLLIVEDNPEIRDFVKASLKPFYHILEAEDGGRGVEVAFEKIPDIIVSDVMMPVMDGLELCRTLKTDPRTSHIPIILLTARSGNIHEVSGLKTGAEAYITKPFSIDVLQLNIKNLLSLQANMRRKFSQQITLQPSNILIESSDEEFLNKIMGIIENNFSVDDFNVNILAAEVGMSTPILYKKIKTLTGLTVNNFIKSVRLKRAAQLLRQDTYTVYEVAYMVGFSDSKYFSKEFVKQFGRTPSDYITEEF; this is encoded by the coding sequence ATGTCGCCATTATTTTGCCGGATTAACCTGTTGCTCCTGGCGGCCCTGATATTGGGCTATGGCGTGGCTTATGGCCAAAAAACCAAGATGAGTTTCAACCATCTGACGGTAGAAAACGGACTTTCCCAAAGCAGTGTCCTTTCTATAGCGCAGGACAGTATGGGCTTTATGTGGTTTGGGACCAAGGATGGTTTGAATAAATACAATTCCCGCAGTTTTGAGATCTACAAGCGAGAAAAGGGGAATAAAAGTTCATTGAGCAGCAGCCAGAACATCAATGCACTTATTACCGATCGCAAGGGAAATTTATGGGTGGGTACACAAAAGGGATTGAACCGTTACCTGCCTGAAAAAAATGCCTTTAAACGCTACCTGCATAATGCAGAAGATAGGAACAGCCTGAGCAACAATATCATCAGGAGCCTTTACGAGGATAAAAAAGGCAACATCTGGGTGGGTACCGACAGCGGTTTGAACAAGCTGGGCAATGATGGAAAATTTCAACGGTTCTTGCCTGGAAAAATGGGCTCAGGCCTGGCACATCAGCTGGTGAAGACCATTTGTGAAGATCATGAAGGTAACCTTTGGGTGGGTACCCTGCAGGGGCTTACCAAAATCAGTCTGCAAAAAGGTAATTACCGCTTCGAATCTTATTATCATAAAACAGGCGATCCGAACAGCTTGATAGATAACGATATCAGTGTGGTTTTTGAGGACCTAAAACATAATCTTTGGGTGGGTACACATAATAATGGACTTGAATTGTTCAACCCAAAAACCGGTGTCTTTAAACATTTTACAGCCAGAAGAGGTGTACCTGGCAGCATCAGCAGCAATGTGATCCGGAAGATCAAGGTTGACCAGGATGGGCGCTTATGGGTATCCACCCTAAACGGGATCAATATTTTTAATCCTGAAACCGATACATTTACCGTACTTAACCACAATCCTGAAGATGCCTCAAGCCTGAACCAGAACTCTATTTACGATATTTTAAAGGATGCTGCCGGATCTATGTGGATGGGGACTTATTACGGGGGGGTAAATTTTTATCATGCCAATTCAACCCCTTTTAAAGGTTACAAATCTACCTTAGGCAAAAATGGTCTTAGCAGTAATGTGGTCAGTTCTATTGTAGAAGATGAAAACCATAATTTATGGATAGGTACCGAGGCCGAGGGACTGAACTATTACAACAGGACCACAGGAAAGTTTACCAGCTTTAAGCACGATCCGGAAAATCCGAGTTCTTTAAGCTCCAACCTGGTTAAAGCCATCTCCATAGATCAAAAAGGGAAGGTATGGATAGGTACTTATGAAGGAGGACTGGATGTATACCTGCCAGGCACCAACAGTTTTAAGCATTATAAACCCGACCCATCGAACCCCAAAGCCTTGAATTCAAACAGGATTGTCTGTCTGCTGCACGACAGTCAGGACAGGCTGTGGGTGGGTACCAGGGCCCATGGTTTATTTTTGTATAATGAAAATGAAGACAATTTCAGTCCGTTTAACCGGCAAAGTAACCAGCAGGACCTAAGGTTTACCCGCTACCTGTTTGAAGATTCAAAAAAGAACATCTGGATTGCAACCAATTCCGGAACCTATATCCTGGGGCCAAATGCAAAGCAGGTAAGACGGTTTACGATAGCCGATAAGTCCACTGCTTTTGATGACATCAACCTGATACAGGAAGACATAACGGGTACCATCTGGCTGGGTAGTTACGATTCCGGCCTTATCCGCTACCATCCTGCGCGTAACAAAATAAAATTCTATACCACAGCAAACGGCCTGCCCAGCAATGTGGTGCTCGGCGTTTTGGAAGACAATCATGGTTACCTGTGGATCAGCACAGCCGACGGGCTGGCCAAATTCGATAAAAAGGTATTCAAAACATTTACCGTTCAGGATGGCTTGCCAGGAAACGTGTTCAACTACAATTCCTTTTTTAAAGACAGCAAAGGCGAGTTCTTTTTTGGAGGTTACAATGGTTTGGTCAGCTTTTTTCCCGATCAGATCAGAGAAAATAAAAAGGTACCGAAAGTTATTTTTACAAGGCTCAGGCTTTTCAATAAAACTGTTGCTATTGGCGATGAAAGCAATTTGCTGAGCCGCAACATCAGCCTTACCAAAGAGATCACCTTTTCCCATTCACAAAATATTTTCAGCTTCGATTTTGCTGTACTCAACTATATCAAATCGGAAAAGAACAAATATGCCTATAAACTTGAAGGAGCAGATAAAGACTGGAATTTTGTAACATCGCCTACAGCTACATTTAACAATTTACCTTCAGGCACCTATAAATTGTTGATCAGGGGTGCCAATAACGATGGGGTCTGGGCAGATTATCCGGAGGAGATGATTATCCATGTACTCCCACCATTCTGGAAAACCTGGTGGGCCTATCTCATTTACGGGATCTGCCTGTCTGCCATACTTTTCCTGGTGTTCAGGTTTTTATGGATAAGGGCTTTGTTAAGGAAAGAACACGAAGTATACCAGATGAAAATGGACTTCTTTACCAATGTTTCGCACGAGATCCGGACGCCATTAACGCTTATTGTTGGCCCGCTGGAAAACCTGATCAACGATACAAAAGAGTCGCCACGCCTAAACAGGCGACTGCTTACCGTTAAGAAAAATGCTGGCCGGCTAACGCGCCTGGTTAACGAACTGATGGATTTCCGGAAGGAAGAGGCAGGTAAGATGACCCTTAATGTTTCACCCGAAAATATTGTTGAATTTGCCAAAGAGATTTACCTTTCGTTCCAGTACCTGGCCATTAAACACCATATTGACTACCAGTTTAACAGCAGCGAGGACAATATTGAAGTCTATTTTGATCACAGTCAGTTGGAAAAGGTGTTTTTTAACCTGCTTTCCAACGCCTTTAAATTTACTCCCGATTATGGGGTAATTGTACTTTCTGTAAAGCGAGGTGAAAAAGGTTATGTGGAGATTAGCGTAATTGACAATGGTAAAGGGATACCGGAAGATAGCCGGGATAAAATATTTACCAATTTTTACCAGGTAAAAGACCCGCTTTCCAGGCACAGCGGAACAGGAATAGGACTGGCACTTTCAAAAAAAATAGCCCGTTTACATCATGGTGATCTGCTGTTGCTGTCTAACCAGCTGCCTAACGGGACCAGTATGCAAACCTGCTTTTGCCTTAAACTAAAAACTGGTAGCCAGCACTTTAAAAAAGAAGAGCTGATACCGCAGTACGTAAATGTTGAAAGTCCGGATCTGTACCGGCTGCCGCAGGAAGTTGCCCTGGAAGAGGAGCCTGCCTTCACAGAACAAAGTATAGCCGAAGAAAGGGTGACTTTGCTGATCGTTGAAGATAACCCGGAAATACGTGATTTTGTGAAAGCCTCGCTGAAACCGTTTTACCATATTCTGGAAGCTGAAGATGGAGGAAGGGGAGTGGAGGTCGCCTTTGAAAAGATACCGGATATCATTGTCAGCGATGTAATGATGCCTGTTATGGATGGGCTTGAGCTGTGCCGCACGCTGAAAACAGATCCCCGCACCAGCCATATTCCTATTATCCTTCTTACAGCACGTTCCGGGAACATCCACGAAGTAAGTGGGCTAAAAACCGGAGCCGAAGCTTATATCACCAAACCCTTTAGTATAGATGTGCTACAACTCAACATCAAAAACCTATTGTCGCTGCAGGCCAATATGCGCCGTAAGTTCAGTCAGCAGATTACCTTGCAGCCTTCCAACATCCTGATCGAATCTTCCGATGAGGAGTTTCTGAACAAGATCATGGGTATCATTGAAAACAATTTTAGTGTAGATGATTTTAATGTAAATATCCTGGCCGCCGAAGTGGGGATGAGCACACCTATTTTATACAAAAAAATCAAGACCCTAACAGGGCTTACTGTCAACAACTTTATCAAATCTGTACGTTTAAAACGTGCGGCACAACTGCTTAGACAGGATACCTATACGGTTTACGAGGTGGCTTATATGGTGGGCTTCAGTGATAGCAAGTACTTTAGCAAAGAGTTTGTGAAGCAGTTTGGAAGAACACCGAGCGACTATATTACGGAGGAATTTTAA
- a CDS encoding aldose epimerase family protein, with the protein MNNRLNSICLSLIFLWALSSCTNSANKSAAFNDSTAVQNIVLPDSLAFKGDVNGKVVGLYTLTNKGGAKAVITNYGGRLVSLWVPDNKNGFTDVVLGYDSLKSYQKKGEPFFGATIGRYGNRIGKGRFSLDGRDYQLQLNDGVNTLHGGFDGFFAQVWDAKKVNDQTLELTYFSKDGEAGYPGNLIVKVTYELTNNHELKLSYNASTDKSTVVNLTNHAYFNLNGAGDATITDHLLNIDADSYTPVDSTLIPTGKIENVAGTPFDFNIPTKIGARINDTNAQLKFGKGYDHNFVLRKAEGLQKVASVSSEKTGIVMEILTEEPGLQFYSGNFLTGAERDGKGQLSYPHRSAFCLETQHFPDSPNQPSFPSTVLKPGEDYHTVTVYKFSVRK; encoded by the coding sequence ATGAACAACAGACTAAATTCCATTTGCCTTTCTTTGATTTTCCTGTGGGCACTAAGCAGCTGTACCAATTCGGCAAATAAAAGTGCAGCATTTAACGATAGCACTGCCGTACAAAACATAGTCTTGCCAGATTCACTGGCTTTTAAAGGAGATGTGAACGGGAAGGTAGTGGGTTTATATACGTTAACCAACAAAGGAGGGGCGAAGGCGGTAATTACCAATTATGGTGGCCGATTGGTTTCTTTATGGGTACCTGATAATAAAAATGGCTTTACAGATGTGGTACTGGGGTACGATAGCCTGAAATCCTATCAGAAAAAAGGGGAACCCTTTTTTGGGGCAACTATTGGACGTTATGGCAACAGGATAGGAAAGGGAAGGTTTAGTCTGGATGGAAGGGATTACCAGTTACAGTTAAATGATGGTGTAAATACACTTCATGGTGGTTTCGATGGTTTTTTTGCACAGGTATGGGATGCGAAAAAGGTAAATGATCAAACGCTGGAACTGACTTATTTTTCTAAAGATGGTGAGGCCGGATATCCTGGCAATTTAATAGTTAAGGTAACTTATGAACTCACAAATAACCATGAACTTAAATTAAGCTATAACGCATCAACCGATAAAAGTACAGTTGTAAACCTGACCAATCATGCTTATTTTAACCTGAATGGTGCAGGCGATGCTACCATTACTGATCATTTACTAAACATTGATGCCGATAGCTATACACCGGTTGATTCTACACTGATCCCAACCGGGAAGATAGAAAATGTTGCAGGTACACCTTTTGATTTCAATATACCCACAAAGATTGGTGCCAGGATTAATGACACCAATGCGCAGCTGAAATTCGGAAAAGGCTACGACCATAACTTTGTGTTAAGGAAGGCAGAGGGATTACAAAAAGTAGCGAGTGTAAGCAGTGAAAAAACAGGTATTGTAATGGAGATTCTGACTGAAGAGCCCGGCCTGCAGTTTTACAGTGGTAATTTCTTAACCGGTGCAGAACGCGATGGCAAGGGCCAGCTAAGCTATCCGCACCGTTCGGCATTTTGTCTGGAAACCCAGCATTTTCCTGATTCACCCAATCAGCCATCTTTTCCTTCAACTGTATTGAAACCCGGAGAAGATTACCATACGGTTACCGTGTATAAGTTCAGTGTCAGGAAATGA
- a CDS encoding NUDIX hydrolase, which translates to MKKYTNQTRFLIAVDCIVFGFDGEHLKILLIKRGFEPEKDKWSLMGGFVGEEESLDDAANRVLTQLTGLKGVYLEQIQAYGNPLRDPIERTLSVTYFALIDIHKYETQLNDQYHAEWFLLKDAPPLIFDHDDMVEAAKKKIRYKAALHPILFELLPKKFTIPQLQNLYEDVYNTQIDNRNFIRKLTATKLLIKLDEKDKSGSKKGAFYFKLDKKKYKANFQAFLNFIPNPDKLLTV; encoded by the coding sequence ATGAAAAAATACACCAATCAAACCCGTTTCTTAATTGCTGTTGACTGTATTGTATTTGGCTTTGATGGTGAACATTTAAAAATCCTGCTGATCAAAAGGGGCTTTGAACCTGAAAAAGACAAATGGAGCCTGATGGGCGGTTTTGTAGGCGAAGAAGAAAGCCTGGATGATGCCGCGAACCGGGTGCTGACCCAGCTTACCGGACTTAAAGGGGTATACCTGGAACAGATCCAGGCTTATGGCAATCCTTTAAGGGACCCGATAGAAAGAACACTTTCTGTAACTTATTTTGCCTTGATAGACATCCATAAATATGAAACTCAGCTTAACGACCAGTACCATGCAGAATGGTTTCTGCTTAAAGATGCCCCGCCGTTGATATTTGACCATGATGATATGGTAGAAGCCGCAAAAAAGAAAATACGATACAAAGCAGCCCTGCATCCTATCCTTTTTGAGCTTTTACCTAAGAAATTCACCATACCACAGCTGCAGAACCTTTACGAAGATGTTTACAATACACAAATAGACAACAGGAACTTTATCCGGAAACTGACTGCGACCAAACTGCTGATTAAACTGGACGAGAAGGACAAATCGGGCTCTAAAAAAGGGGCATTTTATTTTAAGCTGGACAAGAAAAAATACAAGGCAAACTTCCAGGCCTTCCTGAACTTCATCCCTAACCCCGATAAATTACTTACTGTATAA